Part of the Sulfurimonas denitrificans DSM 1251 genome is shown below.
GTCCAGGTTTACCTTTTTTTGGTTTTATATATTCTAAGAGCAAATCACCCTCTACAGCACTATGAATAAATCCTCGTCTGGAGTGGTCAACCCTCTCATTCTCCTCAACTGGATTCTCTCTTTCATAATGCTTTATAAGCTCATCATTTGTTGTAGGTGTTGGCTCATACGATTCAGCTATAAGTATAGTTTGATTTTTATCATACTTTATAACTCCAGCTACTTTAGCCATCGCCGAAACCCTAGATACTAACTCAGGAACCATCTCATCAAAAATATATAAAAGAACTCCTGCACGAATCTTGCTTTTATTTATATATTTTAAAAACTCATCCTCAAACTTTGGTGTTATTGAAACTTCTGAACCCTCTTTTATGCTTAGATAAACTTTGCATTTTGTAGCATTTGCTCCAACAGCAGCATGAAAATTTTTAAAAATATCATTCTCATCTTTTGAGTAAACCTCTATCTCATACGTCTGTTTAATTTGAAAAAATTTATTTAAAATTGATACAATATCATCTAGTTCGTGTAGTTCGTTTTTGTTTATCTCTTCCCAATCAGACTCTATATTTTCTTTATTTATTCTCATAAATGTCTGAACAGCTAGTATGTCAAAATCTAAACTGTTTACACTTACTCCATTTTTCTTTGCTATTTCAATGAGCTCTTTAGCAACATTTTGAGTTTTTATGACAGTAGGTCGGATTATTTTTACTATTTCTTTAGTATCGCTACTAGAACCAAATATTGCCATATTTTCCTGCCTAAGTTTAAATTGTTTAAAAAAAATAAACACTCTATTTTAATCAAATATTTGTTAAACTTTCGTAAAAATTATAATATTCTCTAAAAGAAGCCTATGTTTAAAGCCATATTTACCAATAGTTTTGGAATTTTGTTCTCAAGAGTTTTAGGATTTTTAAGAGATATGTTAACAGCTTCTGCTCTTGGAGCAAATATATACAGCGATATATTCTTTGTAGCTTTTAAACTCCCAAATCTCTTTAGAAGAATCTTCGCAGAGGGCGCATTTACTCAAGCTTTTATACCTGCTTATGCTCACTCAAAACATAAGTCACTTTTTTCAGCAAATATATTTTTACTTTTTTTATCAATCATACTTGTAATAACTCTGCTTGTAAACATTTTTCCATCTTTTGCTACGTCAATTATAGCTGTGGGATTTGATGAAAAAACAGTTGAGTTATCAGAGCCTTTTGTTGCTATAAACTTTTGGTATCTGCCTCTTATCTTTGGTGTTACATTTTTAAGTACTATGCTTCAATACAAACGCCACTTCGCAACGACAGCATTCTCTACTGCACTCTTAAATATCTCTCTTATTGTAGCTCTGCTGCTCTCAGAAGATAAAAGCCAGAATGAGATAGTTTATTATCTTAGTTTTGGTGTAGTTATTGGCGGTATTTTACAACTAATTGTACATGTAATAACTCTCTATCATCTAGGTCTTTTTAAACCTTTAATGGGCGGTTTTAAATATTTGAGACAAAAATCCCAACTTATAAAAGAGGAGAGTAAAAGATTTAAAAAACAGTTCTTTCCTGCAATGTGGGGAAATTCAACACCACAAGTTAGTGCTTTTTTAGACACTTTTTTGGCTTCATTTTTAGCAACTGGTTCTATTAGCTATCTTTACTATGCTAACCGCATATTTCAGCTCCCTCTTGCCATTTTTGCAATTGCTACTTCTATAGCTCTCTTCCCATCAATTGCAAGATATATAAAAAACAGTGATGAACAAAAAGCAAGATACTACATGCAAAAAGCTTTTTGGTTTTTAGCTTTTTTACTCTTGGCTAGTACAATTGGCGGATATATATTCTCACATGAGATTATCTGGCTTCTATTTGAGAGAGGCTCATTTGTAGCTAAAGACACGTTAATTAGCTCTTACATTCTTCAAATGTATATGATAGGACTTTTACCACTTGGACTTCAAAAACTATTTTTACTTTGGTTATATACAAACGAACAACAACTTCTTGCCGCAAAAATAGCAACTTTTTCTCTTATTTTCTACATTGTCTTTGCTCTAATCCTAATTACACCAATGGGAGCTGCTGGTTTAGCACTAGCTGGAACAATAAGCGGATTTATAGGCTTTGGTATGACTATAAAAGCATTTGGAGTAAAAGATTTTTTTGATATACTCCGAAACAAAAAAGCAATTTATCTCTTAGTTGGCTCTTCTATTTTTACAATTATACTTATAGTTTTAAAGGATTTTATCAGTGTTTATATTTGATTCGGCGAAAAAGATAAAAAGAGAGTTTATTCCACAAGAACAAGGAAAAGTTTCTCTTTACGTCTGCGGACCCACTGTTTATGATGATGCGCATTTGGGGCATGCAAAGAGCGCCTTAGTTTTTGACCTTCTCTGTAGAGTTTTAAATGCAAACGGTTATGAAGTTACTTACGCTAGAAACATAACAGACATAGATGACAAAATTATAAATAGAGCCCAAGAGCAAAACAAAACTATAAAAGAAGTAACAGATTTTTATACAGATGCTTATCATAAAGAGATGGCACTTCTTGGCATTTCACGCCCAGACATAGAGCCAAAAGCCACAGAATCACTTGATGCAATGTATGCTCTTGTACAAAAACTCCTTGATAATAAACATGCTTATACAACTGATGATGGAGATGTCTATTTTGACACTTCAAGTGATAGCAAATATCTTACTTTGTCAAATAGAGTTCAAGATGAGAGTGAAAAACTTCAACGTGTGCAGAGCTCATCACAAAAGAGAAACCCTGCTGATTTTGCTCTTTGGAAAAGCATACATGATGAGAGCGTAACATTTGGCTCTCCTTTTGGAAAAGGTCGCCCTGGGTGGCATCTGGAGTGTTCTGCTATGATAGAGAAACACTTAAGCAAACCTAATGCAAAGTTTGCTGTAGATATCCATGGAGGCGGGGCTGACCTACTTTTTCCTCATCATGAAAACGAAGCAGCACAAACCAGATGCGCCACAGACCATGCACTAGCAGCTTACTGGATGCACAATGGATTTGTAAACATTGATGGCGAGAAGATGAGCAAGAGTTTAGGAAACAGTTTTTTTCTAAAAGATGCTCTTAAAATTTATGATGGAGAAGTTTTACGATTTTACCTTCTTAGCACACACTATAGAAGTAACTTTAACTTCAATGAAGAAGATTTAGCGACTGCAAAAAAACGTCTTGATAAAATATATCGACTTAAAAAGCGACTCTTTGGAGTGACTTATGAAGATGAAAAAACAGATTTTAAAAAAGAGCTCTTAGAGACGCTTAGTGATGACTTAAATATTTCAGCATCACTAGCACTAATTGAAGAGATGATAACTCGCGCAAATGAGACTCTAGATACCGCAGGAAAGCATAAAGAGCTAAAAAGAGAGGCTCTCTCAAATCTCTCATTTATAGAAAAGATTTTAGGTTTTGGCATAAAAAATCCTTATGAATATTTTCAATTTGGCGTTAATGAAGAGACAAAAACAGAGATTGCAAAACTCATAGAAAAAAGAGCTGAAGCCAAGAAGTCTAAAGATTTTGCAGCTTCTGACATGTTAAGAGATAAAATTTTAGCCTATGGAGTAAATCTAATGGATACTCCGCAGGGGAGTTTTTGGGAGAAGATATAACTATTTAGGGTTTTTTTATCCTATTTTTATATCCTGTATTTATGCGAAGACGAAGCCCTAGATAGTATGCGTACGTTATAGCTTTTTTTAGCAGATACGCACTATAACCTTTTACTTTTATCACTCCAAAGAGCTCTCCGCTTGCCCAGTTCCCACCAAGAGCGATAAATACTCCAAGAACTTTCGCATCAAATGGTGCAATAGTTTTGTTGTCAATCCTTTTGCGAATAGACTCTGCTGCATACTCTGCACTTCTCTCAGCGCTTTGGGCTGTTGGAGGAAGTATTTTCCCAGAAGCATCACGTATCTCTACACAATCGCCTATAGCAAATACGTTCTTTTTTTGAGCTATATTTAACATACTATCAGTAATAAATTGAGAAATTTTATTTTTTTTCACATCTATACACTCATTTAAATCGGATGCTTTTATACCGCCTGTAAAAATCATAAAGTGGTACTTTAGAGCTTCTTGGTTTTTAAAGTAGATAAAATTATCATCCAATTTTTCTATAAAAGCATTTGTTAAAATATTTACACCCAAAGCTTCAACTCTTTTATGCGTACTATTTATCAAAAAATCGCTCATACCTGGTAAAATAGTCTCACTTGCATCTATGAGATATATCTTTACGCTATTTATTCTGCTGCCTATTGTTTTTTTATAAACTTCTACAACATTTGCCATCTCAGCAGCCACTTCAACCCCGCTAAGCCCTGCTCCGCCAATGACTAAATTTATCTCTTGCGTCTCTTCATTTTGGAGTTTTTTATAGAGAAGATTTTCAAACTCTACTCTAAAATTGTGCGCTCTATGAAGGCTTTTAACTCCAAAACTATGCTCTCTTAAGCCTTCTATAAAAGAGAAAAAGTTTGTTTTAGCCCCAGTTGCGATTATAAGATAATCATAAGATATTGCTCCATCGCACAGCGCAACACTTTGTGCCTCAAAATCAACGCTCTGTACATTATCATAAATAAATGTCACTTTTTTCTTAAACCCGTTGCACCAGTCTTGCAAGTCAATAACAACGTCATGAAGGTCAAATCTGCCAGCTATATATCCATAAGCTTCAGTTTGGAGGTAGTGATATGGGTGTTTATCTATGAGCGTTACATCCATGTCGCTCTGCTGTGCCAAAAACTCTATAGCACGCAGACCACCATAACCACCGCCAATAACAACAACTTTCTTATTCAAATTTTGCCTTTTGTTAAATAAATAGTTAAAATTATACTCTTTTAAAGATTGATAAAATAGAAATTATTGGATAAAAAATGAATATTGAAGAGTTAAGAGTTTTATTAATAGAAAATTCACGAGATGCCACTGAAGAGTTTAAGAGGCTTTTTCATGGAAGAGGCGGAATTTACGGGAATTTTAAATATTTGAGTATAGATTCAATAGATAAAGTTCTAAGTGTTGCCTTTTATGCAAAAAGTGAAGATGAAGATAGCGTTCTTTTGATGCTAAGAGAGTTTATAGCATCTTCAATATACAAAACTTTAGTTGTGCAGAGACGCTATATAAAAGGCTCTATCAGTGAAGTTTTAGTGGGAGAGTTGGATGAGAATCTTTATGCAGTTGAAAATGGGATGAAATTTAAACTAAACCTTCTCTCAAACCAAAACAGTTACTACTTTGCAGATATGAAAAACGGCAGAACATTTGTGAGAGAGAACTCAAAAGACAAAAGAGTACTAAACCTCTTTAGTTATACCTGTGCATTTAGTGTCGCCGCAAAATTGGGTGGCGCACTAAGCGTCTCAAATATAGACATGAGCAAAGGCTCTCTCTCAATTGGAAAAGCAAATCACCATCTAAACAACATTGAGCCAAAAGGTGTTAGTTTTCTGCCTTACAACATACTAAAGTCATTCTCAAGGATAAAACAAAACTCTCCATATGACCTCATCATCATAGATCCGCCAACCTTTCAAAGAGGAAGTTTTGAAGCAGGTAAAGATTATGAGAAGATTGTAAAAAAACTCTCTCAAATCGCTTCAGATGGAGCTATGGTTTTAGCATGTCTAAACTCAACAGAGCTAGAGAGTGAATTTATCATAAACTTATTTAAGGAGTTTGCACCTGAATTTAGCTTTGTAAAAAGGCTTGAAAATTTAAAAGAGTTTGCAAATTTTGATGAGCAAAAATCTCTCAAAAATCTTCTCTTTAGTTACAATGAGTCGCCAAGAGAGCGCTCTTAACCTCTTCAAATTTCTCTTTACCTGAGAGTTTTTTAACAATTTGCAGACCAAAGCACATAGCAGTAGCTGGTCCGCGAGATGTTATCACATTTTCGTCTTGCACAACCATCTCTTTATCGCTAAAACCATCCTCTCTTATTTGAGCCTCAACGCTTGGATAACATGTATAGTTATGTTTTAAAACCCCAGCGCTATGAAGTGCAAGTGGTGCTGCACAAATCGCACCTATTAGTTTTGCATCTCTATCCATGATTTTAAGTATTTTTTGAACATTCTCATCATCTCTAAGAGCCAAAGTACCTTTCCATCCGCCAGGAAGAACTATCATCTCAAGAGCAGATACATCAACACTCTGTATCTCCACATCAGCTAAAACAACAACACCATGTGCCCCTCTTACCTCTTTTTTACTCCCTAAAGATGCAACGATAACCTCAATATCTCCT
Proteins encoded:
- a CDS encoding DJ-1 family glyoxalase III, which gives rise to MSRVLVPLADGFEEIEAISIIDVLRRGDIEVIVASLGSKKEVRGAHGVVVLADVEIQSVDVSALEMIVLPGGWKGTLALRDDENVQKILKIMDRDAKLIGAICAAPLALHSAGVLKHNYTCYPSVEAQIREDGFSDKEMVVQDENVITSRGPATAMCFGLQIVKKLSGKEKFEEVKSALLATHCN
- a CDS encoding NAD(P)/FAD-dependent oxidoreductase; the encoded protein is MNKKVVVIGGGYGGLRAIEFLAQQSDMDVTLIDKHPYHYLQTEAYGYIAGRFDLHDVVIDLQDWCNGFKKKVTFIYDNVQSVDFEAQSVALCDGAISYDYLIIATGAKTNFFSFIEGLREHSFGVKSLHRAHNFRVEFENLLYKKLQNEETQEINLVIGGAGLSGVEVAAEMANVVEVYKKTIGSRINSVKIYLIDASETILPGMSDFLINSTHKRVEALGVNILTNAFIEKLDDNFIYFKNQEALKYHFMIFTGGIKASDLNECIDVKKNKISQFITDSMLNIAQKKNVFAIGDCVEIRDASGKILPPTAQSAERSAEYAAESIRKRIDNKTIAPFDAKVLGVFIALGGNWASGELFGVIKVKGYSAYLLKKAITYAYYLGLRLRINTGYKNRIKKP
- the cysS gene encoding cysteine--tRNA ligase, which translates into the protein MFIFDSAKKIKREFIPQEQGKVSLYVCGPTVYDDAHLGHAKSALVFDLLCRVLNANGYEVTYARNITDIDDKIINRAQEQNKTIKEVTDFYTDAYHKEMALLGISRPDIEPKATESLDAMYALVQKLLDNKHAYTTDDGDVYFDTSSDSKYLTLSNRVQDESEKLQRVQSSSQKRNPADFALWKSIHDESVTFGSPFGKGRPGWHLECSAMIEKHLSKPNAKFAVDIHGGGADLLFPHHENEAAQTRCATDHALAAYWMHNGFVNIDGEKMSKSLGNSFFLKDALKIYDGEVLRFYLLSTHYRSNFNFNEEDLATAKKRLDKIYRLKKRLFGVTYEDEKTDFKKELLETLSDDLNISASLALIEEMITRANETLDTAGKHKELKREALSNLSFIEKILGFGIKNPYEYFQFGVNEETKTEIAKLIEKRAEAKKSKDFAASDMLRDKILAYGVNLMDTPQGSFWEKI
- a CDS encoding class I SAM-dependent methyltransferase, which translates into the protein MNIEELRVLLIENSRDATEEFKRLFHGRGGIYGNFKYLSIDSIDKVLSVAFYAKSEDEDSVLLMLREFIASSIYKTLVVQRRYIKGSISEVLVGELDENLYAVENGMKFKLNLLSNQNSYYFADMKNGRTFVRENSKDKRVLNLFSYTCAFSVAAKLGGALSVSNIDMSKGSLSIGKANHHLNNIEPKGVSFLPYNILKSFSRIKQNSPYDLIIIDPPTFQRGSFEAGKDYEKIVKKLSQIASDGAMVLACLNSTELESEFIINLFKEFAPEFSFVKRLENLKEFANFDEQKSLKNLLFSYNESPRERS
- the murJ gene encoding murein biosynthesis integral membrane protein MurJ — translated: MFKAIFTNSFGILFSRVLGFLRDMLTASALGANIYSDIFFVAFKLPNLFRRIFAEGAFTQAFIPAYAHSKHKSLFSANIFLLFLSIILVITLLVNIFPSFATSIIAVGFDEKTVELSEPFVAINFWYLPLIFGVTFLSTMLQYKRHFATTAFSTALLNISLIVALLLSEDKSQNEIVYYLSFGVVIGGILQLIVHVITLYHLGLFKPLMGGFKYLRQKSQLIKEESKRFKKQFFPAMWGNSTPQVSAFLDTFLASFLATGSISYLYYANRIFQLPLAIFAIATSIALFPSIARYIKNSDEQKARYYMQKAFWFLAFLLLASTIGGYIFSHEIIWLLFERGSFVAKDTLISSYILQMYMIGLLPLGLQKLFLLWLYTNEQQLLAAKIATFSLIFYIVFALILITPMGAAGLALAGTISGFIGFGMTIKAFGVKDFFDILRNKKAIYLLVGSSIFTIILIVLKDFISVYI